The following DNA comes from Indicator indicator isolate 239-I01 unplaced genomic scaffold, UM_Iind_1.1 iindUn_scaffold_112, whole genome shotgun sequence.
TGTTTGCATTAAAAggactgtgaagaacttcctgcaTAAAAAGTGGAAGGAGCAAGCCAAGGAGATGATGGTGGACTCCACCTACGACTCGGacatcctcctccagctggTTTTGTGCTGGTTGGCAGAGgttctggagatcatcagtGACTCTCCTGAACTGGTCCAACAGTCCTTCTTGGTAGCCAGTGTGCTGCCCGGCCCGGATGGCACTGCCAACTCCCCCACCCGCAATGCTGACATGCAGGAGGAGCTCATCTCTTCCTTGGAGGAACAGCTCAAACTCAACAAGGAACCACCACAAGAGCTTGAAGGCCAGGAGAGGAGGACCCAAGCTGAAGAACCTACAAACCCTGAGATCCTCCAACAGCTCTTCGAGGGGGAGAGTGAGACCGAATCCTTCTACGGCTTTGAAGATGCCGACTTGGATCTGATGGAAATGTGACCAAACCCAAGAtccaacacaaaaacaaaaggttcatttttttttaaccaaccCATCCTGGgcctcctccccatccccctccccctgccaaaCCCATCCTGAGCTCCCTGTggatttttgtgggttttaggCAAAACctgtagacaaaaaaaaaaatcactgaaaaacCAATCaaccctccccccttcctccttgttttttgtgcttttcattttgagtttaaaaggagaaaaaaaaagacaaaagctcCTCCCTGTGGTTGGTATTTTTCTGAAGCTATTTCGTGGGTGAAATCTTTttgagttttgggtttggttttttttttgttttttctttacctCACTTGTATCATAGAAATGGGGGGGGAGGAACTTGGGAGGGGGTCCTGTTTTTATTGTGTGGAACTGTCGAGAATTCTCCATTTGTCCAGgtgagggctgggggagagaggcaaaaaaaaaaaaaaaaaaaggcaggaaagtaGAGAATGAACCAATTTGAACCTCCTGGGGTGGCTGAaggtggaggtttttttttggggggggggttgagtTGTTTTGGCAggggttggggggttttttggtgtttgcaGACAGAGGTCTGGGGGTTCAGGGGGTGTTAGATGTGGGTTTAGTGCTTGGAGGGTTAAGACTGAGCCAGGTTggggctttgtttttgtttgggtttttttttttttgtcagggttgttttgatttggattaggttgggtttggtttggggttgggttgggttttttggggcttttttttggtgtagGGGGGTgttctgttttttatttatttggggtttctttggtttggggctttctgattggtttaatttggttttttttaggtttggagattttggggttgggtttttttggttggggtcttttggattatttttgcagttttgtgttttgtttggggtcttttttgtttatctcttgtgggtttttttgcagagaggttgtgttgGATTTTTGTTTAGGTTTTATTTGGGGTCatgtttgggggctttttttcctgtgttttttgtttgagtgggtttggttgggttttatttgttttgggagggcagagggattgtttggggctttgttttttgtttggggtttttgtttgttttgagggtttttttggtttgggcttttttaggattttggggggcttttttttgttctgggtttttgttttattttggtcttTCCTTTTAGAGCAGAATTACTCTTTTGCTTGTGATTTTGGGgtgaaaacaagcagaaaacatATAAAACCTTTTGCCTGTTCCATGCCAGCAGCACTTTTTTGGGAGCCACAACCCTGAACTTGGGAGTTGGATGTGAGCTTCATGGTCAGGgagttgggggtgctggtgccctgaACCTTTTGGTGTCACCAAGGTGTGGAGGTCACTTGAACCTCTCAGTGGTGACCTGAACTTCTTGGCATCAGCAAAGTGTGGTGGTGACCTGAACCTTCTGGTGTCACAATGGTGTGGTGATAACCTCTCAGTGATGACCTGAACCTTTTGGTGTTACCAAAGTGTGGTGGTGATCTGAGCCTCTTGGCATCACTGTGGTGCAGTAGTGACCTTAACCTCTTGGTGTCACACTTCAGTGGTTCTTCCTCTGTTGGgcacccaccttgctccaaagagttactgagagagtggaagagggaggtgggagagggaGGTCAAGCCTGCCTTGATTTTCCCACAGGTAGCTGGGGTGCAGTGGTGACCTCAATCTTTTGGTGTCACCATGGTGCAGTGGTGACCTAAACCTCCTGGTGGTTCCCTGAGGCTCTCAGTGTCACCACTGCAGAGCGGTTACCTCAACCTCGGTGGCAACCTGAACCTCTTGGTGTCACCACAGTTGGGTGGTTCCTCCTCTGCCAGGCACCTACCTTGCTCCAGAGAGTTCCTGAGAGAGAGGGGCCATGGTGGACTTGATCTTCCCACAGGCAGCTGGGAATTTGGACCAGGAACCCCTGACCTGTATCAAGTGGTAGATGCTGGTGGTATCAGCCACTGCTTTGCTTAGTCAGCCACCAGCTGGAAGGAGACAAAACTCTGACATACACCCAAGacctttggggttttctttttcactgccAGCTTcgatttgttttctgtttttcctacCAATTTGCATGTTTTGAGGGGTTTCTTTAATTGTAGCTCTCTGCTGGGAATGGTCAGAACCCAGAGGCACCCGCACCTTTCTGGTGGCCATCAAAATGTTCGTGTGGTCCAACCTTCTCCTGGTGGGTGAGCcgaggagagcaggaggcagcctgTGCAGACCTGTAAATGGTTCATCTTGCAAGTGTACAGAAGTGAAAAGTTGAATAAAGCCAGGGAAATGGATTTGTAAAACCTGGGCTCTTTCTTCTGCCACTCCAGCTCCCCATGgggcctccctgctgctgcctgcaggtggCGCTGCAGCCACCAGGGGCCTGTTTGTGGTGCTTCAGCTTGGCCTGGGAACCCTGTGGGTGACCTCTTGTGGTCAACACCATGGGTTCCTTCTTGGAgtcccttgtttttttttcaccttggcCTGATAACCCCATGGATCTCCTCTGGGGGTCAGCCCTACAGGTTCCTTCTTGGAGTGCTTCAGCATGGTCGGAGAACCCCATGGGTGCCCACTTTTGGGGTCCTTTACCATGTCCTGAGACCCTCACATGTCACCTCTTGGGGTCAACCCTGCACAGGTCCCTTCTTGGGAGTCCTTCAGCTTGGCCTGAGAACCCCACAGGTCTCCTCTTGGGATCCTTCAGCATGGCCTCAGACCCCCAGTGGtcccttcttgtttttttttttttctgctgcctttcctgtTGCCAAAAACTGGGGTCTTGGCTGGTGGTGACCTTCAGCAGGAGACCTGAAGTCAGGGCTCCCGGAGCATGCCCCAGACTCCACCCCAAGCTAAGGACAAAGACAGAGATGGGGGAACAGCTTTAATGTGCTCCCAAGAAGAAGGTGGGGAGCTTCAGGAGGAGCAAACATGGACATGGACATAGCAGCCTGGAGCAGTTCCTGGAGATCACTCAAAGCCACTGGAAGAAGAGATGAGACAAGGTCAGGAGGATCACAACCAGGACATGGCCAACACCAAACCCCGTTTGGGACTCCCCcaaagactgtccccatctttgGGACCCCCACAAACACTGTCCTCTTCCTTGGGACACCCCAAACCCTATTCCCTTCCTGGAGAGCCTTGTACCACCACCTCCAGACCTGTGAAGGTGGAGCAGATCCTGGAGCAGGGACAGTCTGGGGGCAAGGaggctcctgctaaagcaggtggCAGGGACACCACCCGGCTTTGGTCCACCCTTCGCTGTGTGCCATGGGGACATCTCCAGGCTACCAGCTCCCAGCCCAAAGCCTGAGGACCCTGTGGTGGTACCTGACAAGGTGAGCAATGTCCCAGTTGGCATCCAAGGTCAGGGGTCCTTCCATCTCAACACCTTTCTCCGTGGCGATGGCAACCTCGTACTGAGGGGAGAAGGTTGGGAGAGTTTCAGTGAGGGACCAGCCTGGgagtcatggaatgggctgggctggaagggaccttcaagatcacccagtcccaacccctgtcatgggcagggacacctcccaccagcccaagttgctcaaggcctccagGGAGATGTTCGGCACCTTCATACCAGGAGGCAAGCTAAGCCCTCTGGAAGCTCCAGGAGGGACAACAAATGTCCTTGAACAAGGGCttggccttcagcaccacctCATTTTGTCCTTGGTGGGCAAGTTGAgaggtccctcagctgttcctcactcagcccctcttctccagacccttccccagcttcattgcccttctctggccctgctccagccctcaatggcCTTCTGGCAGGGAGGAGCCCAACCCTGAGCCCAGCATTGCAGCTGTGGCCtacccagtgcccagcccaggggcacaatccctgccctgctcctgctgcccacaccattgctgctccaggccaggctgctggtgcccttctttgCCATCTGGGCatcccctggctcatctccagctgctggtacccagcactcccaggtcttttcccaccgggcagtttccagccactgcccgcagcctggagcctccctggggttgttgggacccaagtgcaggaccagCTCTTGGCCTTAGTGCACCTCTGCCAtggctccagcctggcaagggccctctgcagagcctccagcagctccacatcccacccagcttggtgtcatctgcaacctGCCTAAGGGTGCCTCAATGTCCTCGCCAAGAACATTGATGGGGATGTTAAGCAGAAGTGACCCCACCAATGAGCCCTGGTGCCAGCCCAGGTGCCAGCCCTGGTGCGCCTCTTACTCTGTTAAAGGAGCGAGCGTCTCTGTAGTACAAGATCTTCATGCAGCGCTCGATCAAGTCCCGAGCCTCCTCCTTGCTCAGATTGGGTTTCTTCTCCAAGACTTCTCTCATCAATGGCTGGagatggggagaagaaaagcCACAAAATGAAGTCCAAGAGCTCCACAGCCCAGAACCCACCcctggagctcctgcagctgctgaaggtgcCCACCTGAGCCAGGTAGGCGCCGTAACCTGTCGCCAGTGTCGGGGCTTCATAGGCCACTCCGAGCATGTCCACGTAACCTAGGAAGCTGATGGGACACAGCTGTGAGCATGGCGGCTGCATGGCCAAGAGTGATGTGGCTTGGAGAAGCCACGCCCCAGCCCTCTGAAGCCCACCAGGCCATGGTGGAACCAGCAGgtggctgctcctgcctcacctCTCACTGCCATAGCAGCCAGCAATGACCACAGTGTTCCACAGAGGGTTGATCTTGGACCTCCTGTTGTACATGACCCTTGTCAGCCAGGAGTGGATGGCTTTGGGGCTGTAGCTGTGGCCatcacccagcagctcctcatcaATCCTGACAGAGGAAGAAATTTCACCCAAGTTGGGAAGCAGCTGCATCAAGGAGCAGGAGCTACCCCCCTCCCAGCAAGTCCCCATGGGCTGCTCTCAAAGAGACCTTGAACAAGGGGAGGTCCTGAGCAGAAGCCACAAACGGGACCTGGAACTGAGCAGGTGGAAAGGACACTGAGAACAGAGTGCAAACTGGCTTCTCTCAGGCAGGTTGGGGGTAAAACCAAGCTGGGTGGGATGGTGATctgcaggaggctctgcagaaggacctggccATCCTGGATCCATGGCTGAggtcaatgggatgaggttcaacaaggccaagggctgggtcgtgcacttgggtcacaacaaccccagggaggctccaggctgtgggcagtggCTGGAGACTGTCCAGTAGGAAAAGAcctggggggggttggtgccagcagctggagatgagccagagggtgcccaggtggccaagaagggcaccagcagcctggcctggagcagcaatgatgtgggcagcaagagcagagcagggattgtgcccctgggctgggcactggggaggccacagctgcaatgCTGGGCTCAGggttgggctcctcactgccagaaggccattgagggctggagcagggccagagaagggcaatgaagctggggaagggtctggagaaaagggcttgggaggagcagctgagggaactgtgggtGGTGAgtcttggagaagaggatgctgagggagacttcattgctctctacagctccctgagaggagactggagccaggtggaggttgggcagggacaggacaagagaagatGATCTCAAGTTGCCctagggaggttcaggttggccatgaggaacaatttgtgtcctgcaagagtggtcaaggcctgacacaggctgcccatggaggtggtggagtccccatccctggaggtggggATCTGGAGGCCTCAGAAACCTGTTGCCATGGCCCTtgaggccatggtttggtgaccacagaggtgttgggttgatggttggactcgatgtccttggaggtcttctccacCCAAAtcaattccatgactctctaAAGAGCCTGCCAGAGGACAATGGGGACTCCAGCCCCACCTTGCCCTGCTCAACAGCCCTGGTTCACCACACTTCAGTCCCTCGAAGACTGGCACCAGCCCACAGTGCATGGGCAGGGCTTGCCCAGGCTCATCctggctgtggccatggcagcccATGGGCCAGCAGAACTTACACCATCTGGTCAATGATCtgcttcaggtattggaagtcAGCATAGTCCCCAGAGGCCCCCAGCATGGTGGTGTCGTTGACTTTCAGCAGCCTGGAGATGCCTCGGAAGCGGGCGAGGGAGCCGTAGGAGCCCATCATGTCCGCGGCGATCATCACCCCCCCGCTGAACTTCACCCCCAGCACCGAGGTGCCTGTCACCATCGGGCTCCTGCAGACCCAAACGTCAGCgtcccacagctcctttgtcttCAAACGCCCCCTgctctccccccagccccatctCTTCCACCCCAGCCCTACTGGGACTGTATACTATAGTACACATTCACCTTCCACTGATCCCCATCCCAGGACCCTCTGCTCtcttccatctttccagacCCCACCTCAGGCCATCCCCTTTCAGTTCCCCATCCCGAGCGTCCCTCACTCCCAGTGCTCCATCCCCTTCCTAATCCCGGTAGGAAGCAGCGCCTCCTACTCCCAGTCTCCCATCCCCAGCGACCCCCACTCCCAGGGCTACCACCATCCCCAGGCCCCCCTATCCGCTCCCCTCAGCCGCTGCTGCACTCACAGCGTTCGGGTGAAGGGCAGGTGGCCGGCGGCGGGGCCAGGCCCTCTAGGGATGTACGTTTGCCCCGGGGCTGGGCCCCCGGCCCAGAACGGCAGCGGCGCCCGCATTCTTTCAGCCTCCATCTTAGTCACGGTGTGGCCGGCGCTGCGCAGGCGCAAAGGCAACGCGGCCGCTCTCGGCCACCGTAGGCAACGGCGCCATCTTGGGGGTGCCCAGTGCAGAGTGGGAAAGGAGGGCGGGGCCAGATGCCATCTTGTGTGTGGCGAAATTCTCCTGCGTGACCTGCAGACCGGCCTCCAGGGTCGGGGTCCTCGCCCTCGCTGTCCCTGAAGGATCGAGGGCCACAGAGGCCCACCGAGTGGATGGAAGGGCCTGAGCCGTGGAGGTTCCGGAGCGGCGGACGCAGCTCCCTCCCCAACATGGAGGCGCGCTGCGGTCGGCACCAAGTGCGTCACGTGATTAGCAGAGCCGTTAGGCCGGGGCGTAGCGAGGGGGCGTGACAGAGCTTCTCTGTCCCCGCCTCTGGGCGGGGCTTAGTGCGAAGATGTCCAATGGGCGGTGTCGGGGGCGGTGCCTGAGCGAAGGTAACAGGTTGCGCTGGGTAGCGGCGGGAGTGGAGCCGGCGGTGGTGGCGGTGAGTGCTTACAGGGACCAGGAACCAAGGGGACTGCTATCTCAGGGGGGTGTCCTGCCCTATAGCAGTGCGTATAGGGACCGGAAGCAAGGGGGCTGCTATCCCAGGGTGTGTCCTGCCGTATAGCAGTGCCTATATGGACTGGAAACCAGGGGGCTGCTGTCCCAGAAGGGTGTCCTGCCCTATAGCAGCACCTATAGGGGCTGGTGCCATGGGGCTGCTGTCCTGGGCATGTGTCCTGCACCATGGCCAAGCCCATAGGGCAGGGTTTATAGGTggtgtccttcctggagtgtgtCCTGCCCTGTGGCAGAGCCTATAGGAGCTGGGAACACAGGGTCTGTTCTTCCTGGGCTGTGCCCCTGCCCTTTGGTGGAACCTATAGGTGCTGGGCCTGCAGGGACTCTCATTTCATTACCCTATAGAAGATCCTATAGGGGCTGGCTCCATGGGGATTGTTGTTCTTGGCCAGTCTTCACAGGGAGTCCTTTCCCCATATATGACCTGAtcaaagggacctccaggctGCTTTTCCAGTGAGGGACCTGGATTGTCCCTGTTCTACCAGCTCTCCTCCAACATGAACCTGCCATCCCCTATAGCCCCTACAGGAGCTGCTTTTACCCACCCTCTGTGGGAACTGTCCGTTCTATAGGGGATCTGCTGTTCCCTAGGGAAGTTGTCTCTGCTGATACTTTTGTCCTGTGAGGAGTGATCCCATACAAGGACCTTCCAGCACCCCTCTGTAGGGGCAGCTCCACTTCCCCTTGTTAGTGTGAAGCTAATCAACCCTTGCCCACATCCCTggggccaggagctgcagaagggcaaGTTCCAGCatgaagagggagaaaaaaagccttttggaCCTGTTGGCTttaaggttggacttgaggatctcctGAAGGTCTGTTTTCCACCCCGGGTGATCCGGTGACACTCAGGCCATGCtgggccaggccaggctgctctgtAACACGGCACCTCCTGAATCTTTAATGTGAGGAGCTGCCCTACTTTGCCGGGCTATGGGGCTGTATTTTTAGCTGCCTGtttaaacaagaaagaaaaaatccaaaacTTGGGTGTCAGCTCCACGAGCCCCTGCCTGagtcttggtggcctcctccagcttggCTAGCACTGGCTCCAATTGCCCTGCCCTGTTCTCTCCCCACTGCTGgcagcttttcttttgcttgctcCAGGCTGGCTTTGCTCTCCCACCACCCCGACCAGCTGAGCTGGTTTGGAGTCGAGTTGGGTTTCCATCTCTGGTCCTAGGAGCCCCTCATGTGCCAAGGGAGCCCCTCGTTTGTTGACAGAGCTCCTCATTTGCCACCAAAGCCCCTCACCCTCCAtgttgtggccatggcacttgcaGTTTTcccccctcagcatctttttttggggtgggagcTGTTGTGgcatcacctccctgccccagggGCAGAGATTTTGTGGTCCTCAGGGGGTTAATTCTGTGCTTGTGTTGGTGCTGCCCTACCTGCCCTGGGGACAGCAACAATGGTGAGGGGCAGACAGGGCCCCAGTCCCTGGGGGTGGCAGCGATGGTGGGGGACAGACAGGGCCCCCAGTTTGAAGTGAAACCATCCCAACCCTGTGGCACTGGAGACCTGTTGGCTCCCACAGACACATGTCATGCCCCTGAGGTTTCTCCTCGCTCCTTGCTGGTGTCTCCCAGGAAAAATCCATCCCCAGGGGCATATggatccaaaccattctggttTTAGAGGTGTGACGCGACTGGAAACCAGTAACTGATCTGGATGGTGTTGTGGTAAACACCCCACAGTGTGGTTTGTGCCATGCTGCTAGTCTCAGGGCACCGTGGTGGTAGTTTGGTGGCGGGTCTGACCCCACGTTGGGGCACAGGGACCCACAGAAGAGGACATCGAGGTTTTGGTTTCCGAACCCAGCCCTGGGCAAGGCAGGGAACAAGATTTTCCAGTCCCTGGTTGATGATTAACTGGAGGGCTCTGGGCTGAGATGTGGAATTTGGTCCTTATCAGCTGCCAGAGGAGCCCTAGGGGATATCACCTGTGGGGGTGGGTGACCTCCATCCCCCACCATGGAATcccagaattgtcagggtgtgaagggatctctgaagatcatcgactCCATTCCCGCCGCCAGAGCAGGGCACGGACATGCCCCTTGCAGTCCCTGGCGCAGTGTCGGTGCCCGTTGCCGGTGCGTGACGCAGGTGCCCTGGTTTCGGGTTGCTCCGACGGGGCGGGCAGACCGCGGCTCACGTGTTCGGCTGCCGATCCATCGCGGTTTCGGGCTCCGGTGTTTGCGGGAGAGCCGGAATAGCCGGTCTGCGGCGGTGCCGGGGCACGGGCACGGTGCGTGCTGCCTGCGCCCAAAATCAGCCCCACACTGTGCCCCCGAGCAGGGTTGAGCGAGCAGAGCTTTGGGCAAACCCATAGTGGGAAGAGCCCAAAATCCCTGCCAGGAGCCAAAAAATGGAGAAATTCGGGGTCTATGCATCCTTGCTGGGCACAAAGAGTTTGGGGATAACCTAGTAGCTTTtggtccctctgctctggttcaGGCCAAAGTGGCTCAGAGATGGGGTCTGGGTTTGGCAGGAAGGTGCCACCTCTGCGGTGGGGTTCCAGCATGTGGCTGCCAGGGGTCGAATAACCCAAGCTGACCATGATGGAGCAGAACCACCCCACCCTGGCATCAACCCGGGTGGTTTTGGTGGGAGTAGGATGTCAGGGCGAGCTGGGGCTTTCCGAGCCCTGCGTGGCATCAGAGCTTCTCCCAGCACCACCCGCATGTTGCAAAACAACTTTCTGGGTTACAGTCAGCAGCACAAAGGCCTCATTGTGCCACGGTGCAGccgagcagagctggctgcccgCCATGGCCCGTGGCTGGCAGTGTGGTGCCGGAGGTGTGTGGGCACCAGCAAGagccctctcctgctgctctgccacctGCCAGCTCTTGCCTGCTCTACTCTCGCCTTGGTTGCACGTAGGACCCCCACTGCTCAGTGCCagtggcactgccagcacagcccagggcagggtgaAGGTGTGCTGGAGGCTGAGGCACACCCTGGGCACAGGATCCAGCCTATATTTAGCCCAGCTCCTCCATCCCTTCTGCttccagcctccttccctgtAGTTTCCAGTGAAATCCCCTCCCGGGGCTGTGTTTCCAGCCCGCGGCTGGGTGTTGCTCCCACACACAGGAATGTGATCTGGCTCCAGGCTGGAGGCtttccaggagcagggagcattCCTGGGACATGACCAGCAGACCTGGCTCACCTTcttcctcccagctctccaaACACCTAGCTCAGGCCACTGGAGTGAAGGTGGCAGAAGGAGCAAATCCTCCTCTTCCCAGTCCCGTCCTGTGCCAGCTGAGCTTGAACCCAGAGACATTCCCAACTCCTGCAGTTTGCCTCCACCCACTTCCTCCCAGATCCCCAAAGACCCAGCTCAGACCACCAGAACCCCCTGAATCCAGgagtgaaggtggtggaagggGCAAATCCTCCTCTTCCGAGTCCATTCCTGTGCCAGCTGAACTTGAACCCAGTGACATTCCCAACCACATCCAATCCTTGTGGTTTTCCACCACCTGCTTCCTGCTCGTGCCAGGGTGGTGGCAAGGCAGAGCTGAGTCCTTTGCTAGTGTTTTGTTCTGCAAGCCTTGGCCCTACTGGTAGTGCCATGGGAGGATGCTTGTGGCACCATGCCACTGTGCCACCCCTGTCACTCTAAAGGTGCTGCCAAGGCAGGTGCCACACCCAGGGCCTGTGGTTCCCACCCTGATAGGAGCAGCAGGGACCAAACCCTCTCCCCACCCAGGCACTGTCTCGTCACTGGCTGCACTTTGGACACCCTGGGACACTGGTGGAGCTGGTGGCCTCTCCTTGGGTGCTTGCTGCAGGTTGGTGGCCATCCTGCTCCTCCCAGACTCCTTGTCTCCCTGGCTCAGCGGGGGCATTGGGGTGCCTGGGGGAACAGGACTGATGGGATTTGCTCTGGGGGCTGCTATGGAGGTTGCTGTCTGTTGCTGATCTCGTTAGTGGGTCACAGCGTGGGGAGAAGAAGCTTAGGGGATGGAGACTCTTCTCCTGGGCTCCTTTGGTGAAATAATTGGTCCCCTGTCTGTGGCTCCTGGCTCTGGGGAGGGGGACAAAGGGGACCCAAAGGGTTCATGGTGACCCTGACAAAGTGGAGTCGTCTTATGAGCCATCCCTGCTGATTTGGCCAGGGAACAGGagcaggtggtggtggtggtgagctggcagagcCAGGGGAAGCCAATGGGTCATCcttcctggc
Coding sequences within:
- the PSMB4 gene encoding proteasome subunit beta type-4, whose protein sequence is MLGRELRPPLRNLHGSGPSIHSVGLCGPRSFRDSEGEDPDPGGRSAAAALPLRLRSAGHTVTKMEAERMRAPLPFWAGGPAPGQTYIPRGPGPAAGHLPFTRTLSPMVTGTSVLGVKFSGGVMIAADMMGSYGSLARFRGISRLLKVNDTTMLGASGDYADFQYLKQIIDQMVIDEELLGDGHSYSPKAIHSWLTRVMYNRRSKINPLWNTVVIAGCYGSESFLGYVDMLGVAYEAPTLATGYGAYLAQPLMREVLEKKPNLSKEEARDLIERCMKILYYRDARSFNRYEVAIATEKGVEMEGPLTLDANWDIAHLVSGFE